From Coffea arabica cultivar ET-39 chromosome 2e, Coffea Arabica ET-39 HiFi, whole genome shotgun sequence, the proteins below share one genomic window:
- the LOC113723760 gene encoding homeobox-leucine zipper protein HOX9 translates to MANSGSSGNVTYTDKQLVALEEMYAQCPYPSASQRQQMKHDCLALKDVEDEKIKVWFQNRRSLDKLEKDNAEFHLVRERLIATHTLLKEENDNLKQTVMDLLYENDYLQQNCRMRVKNL, encoded by the exons ATGGCAAATTCAGGGAGTTCTGGTAACGTAACTTACACCGATAAGCAGCTTGTAGCTCTGGAAGAAATGTATGCTCAATGTCCATATCCATCTGCTTCTCAAAGGCAACAGATGAAGCATGACTGTCTAGCGCTTAAGGACGTTGAGGATGAAAAAATCAAGGTTTGGTTTCAAAATCGCAG gaGCCTTGATAAGTTGGAGAAAGACAACGCGGAGTTTCACTTGGTTAGGGAGAGATTGATTGCTACACACACCCTTTTGAAGGAAGAAAATGACAATTTGAAACAAACAGTGATGGACCTGCTCTATGAGAATGATTACTTGCAGCAAAACTGTAGGATGCGTGTCAAGAACCTCTAG
- the LOC113730801 gene encoding double-stranded RNA-binding protein 2-like — protein MYKNQLQELAQRSCFNLPSYTCIREGPDHAPRFKATVNFNGETFESPHYCSTLRQAEHSAAEMALNALAGRGPSNSLAARILDETGVYKNLLQEVSQRVGASLPVYETFRSGLGHLPVFTCTVELAGIIFTGEPAKNKKQAEKNAAMAAWTSLKLMVQQSEISTSEKAKNDEQEHVTVARALQKYLFKARLAKETFPIRFPTQNTKPPTSMQPPATSSKILPFICPRPARNRAVMAAANSSSISSKISPQSRSPMGIVNEMVICPKTTQGQPSSPAVNNNLSLPTESHWYRCQKFPAAGAAPYIPIRHFSPHQRIAPPVTIRNAIPVYSSPPIPPPSQSPRLMRPPTSGMAPPVCLRQAIPSYSAPPVRLEQLSLLDSAIQEEPPFPKPPVIKFEEPLGSKVPQTQIENPISAKAISGVVQEPMLSKAPAIPVEVPSGSSIKPSSEVLPVRVELPVLKVSVGSPACSTP, from the exons ATGTATAAGAACCAGCTGCAAGAGCTGGCGCAGAGGAGCTGCTTCAATTTACCGTCTTATACGTGTATAAGAGAAGGTCCGGATCACGCGCCGCGTTTCAAGGCTACCGTTAACTTTAATGGCGAGACGTTTGAGAGTCCACACTACTGCTCCACGCTTCGTCAGGCGGAGCACTCCGCCGCGGAGATGGCTCTTAACGCGCTTGCTGGCCGTGGACCTTCCAACTCCTTAGCCGCCAGAATTCTG GATGAGACAGGTGTATATAAGAATCTCTTGCAGGAGGTTTCTCAAAGAGTAGGAGCATCATTGCCAGTTTACGAAACTTTTAGATCAGGCCTGGGACACCTACCTGTATTTACATGCACTGTAGAGTTGGCAGGAATAATATTTACTGGTGAACCGGCTAAGAATAAGAAGCAAGCTGAAAAGAATGCAGCCATGGCAGCTTGGACATCTCTGAAATTAA TGGTGCAGCAGTCTGAGATTTCAACTTCAGAAAAGGCGAAGAATGACGAGCAGGAGCATGTAACTGTAGCACGGGCCTTGCAGAAGTACCTTTTTAAGGCAAGGTTGGCAAAAGAAACATTTCCAATTAGATTTCCAACACAGAACACGAAACCTCCAACTTCAATGCAGCCTCCAGCTACATCATCCAAAATCCTTCCCTTTATATGTCCAAGACCAGCCCGCAATAGAGCTGTCATGGCAGCTGCAAACTCCAGTTCAATAAGCTCGAAAATATCTCCTCAAAGCAGATCCCCTATGGGGATCGTAAATGAGATGGTGATCTGTCCTAAGACAACTCAAGGCCAGCCATCAAGTCCTGCTGTTAATAATAATCTCTCACTACCCACAGAGAGCCATTGGTACAGGTGTCAAAAGTTCCCTGCAGCTGGAGCAGCACCCTACATTCCCATCCGTCATTTTAGCCCTCACCAGAGAATTGCACCACCAGTAACTATTCGCAATGCAATTCCTGTTTACTCTTCGCCACCAATTCCCCCACCTTCTCAATCTCCTCGGCTGATGAGGCCTCCAACATCAGGTATGGCTCCGCCTGTTTGCCTAAGGCAGGCAATTCCCAGTTACTCTGCTCCACCTGTTCGGCTGGAGCAGTTATCCTTGTTAGATTCAGCCATTCAGGAGGAGCCACCATTTCCCAAACCTCCAGTTATTAAATTTGAGGAGCCATTAGGTTCTAAAGTTCCCCAAACTCAGATAGAGAACCCGATAAGTGCCAAGGCAATTTCCGGTGTAGTTCAGGAGCCAATGCTTTCTAAAGCTCCAGCAATTCCTGTTGAGGTGCCGTCAGGCTCTAGCATCAAACCAAGTTCTGAAGTTTTGCCAGTTCGAGTTGAGTTGCCAGTTCTAAAGGTATCTGTTGGTTCTCCAGCCTGCTCAACACCTTAG
- the LOC113725814 gene encoding mRNA-decapping enzyme subunit 2, with amino-acid sequence MSAGLNRSSSTPSKNALPPQELLDDLCSRFVLNVPKEDQQSFERILFLVEYAHWFYEDNAMEKNPSLKSFTLKEFTSLMFNSCDVLKPYVAHIDDIFKDFTSYKVRVPVTGAIILDESFERCLLVKGWKGTSWSFPRGKKNKDEEDHTCAIREVLEETGFDVSELLNKDDYIEMIFGQQRVRLYIVAGVKDDTAFAPLTKKEISEIAWQRLDELQPANDDVISRGITGLKLYMVAPFLTSLKAWISANQPPVPPRSDRPLKGISVWKAKNSSTGSSSAVTENQVNKSTLDPRPPDTGPGRSFKNFRFDTAKILHAVEAAFTT; translated from the exons ATGTCTGCTGGGCTTAATCGATCTTCCAGTACTCCTTCCAAGAATGCCCTTCCTCCTCAAGAACTCCTTGACGATCTCTGCAG TCGGTTTGTTCTGAATGTGCCGAAAGAGGACCAACAGTCATTTGAGAGAATTTTATTTCTCGTAGAATATGCTCATTGGTTTTATGAGGACAATGCCATGGAAAAGAACCCTTCATTGAAGTCATTCACTTTAAAGGAGTTTACTTCATTAA TGTTTAACAGTTGTGATGTTTTAAAGCCATATGTTGCCCATATAGATGATATATTCAAGGACTTCACCTCGTACAAGGTTCGAGTTCCTGTAACTGGGGCTATTATCCTGGATGAATCTTTTGAAAGG TGCTTACTAGTGAAGGGATGGAAAGGGACAAGCTGGAGTTTTCCGCGTGGGAAAAAGAATAAAGACGAGGAAGACCACACCTGTGCTATTAGAGAG GTCCTTGAGGAAACAGGTTTTGATGTCTCAGAACTTCTTAACAAAGATGACTATATTGAAATGATATTTGGTCAGCAAAGAGTACGGCTATATATAGTTGCTGGAGTAAAAGATGATACTGCTTTTGCCCCACTTACCAAAAAAGAGATTAGC GAAATAGCATGGCAACGACTTGATGAACTTCAGCCAGCAAATGATGATGTTATATCCCGTGGCATCACTGGGTTGAAACTATATATGGTTGCTCCATTTTTAAC ATCTCTGAAAGCATGGATATCAGCAAATCAGCCTCCAGTACCACCCAGATCCGACAGGCCCTTGAAAG GCATCAGCGTGTGGAAGGCAAAGAACAGTTCTACAGGGAGCAGCTCTGCGGTCACTGAGAATCAAGTTAACAAGTCAACATTGGATCCACGTCCCCCTGATACAGGTCCTGGCAGGAGCTTCAAAAACTTTCGATTTGACACAGCTAAGATATTGCACGCGGTGGAAGCTGCGTTCACTACGTAA